The Spirochaetota bacterium genome includes a window with the following:
- a CDS encoding TetR/AcrR family transcriptional regulator: protein MKTRLRRDKEREERRGQILNAARTLMFEKGIASATMQRIATLGGMSVGTIYLYFESKEEVFAALQEEGLDLLGERITRAVESADGPEDGIRRMAGAYLAFSVENKKYFDIINYFLSAPDVLFPPRLKKRIDTHGNKILESVVKAVVAGTESGIFSRTDPRHAAVAFWGVLHGLIQFKKLKNTILRGDDLAEVYRSAVELYINGLRAKG, encoded by the coding sequence ATGAAAACGAGGTTGAGGCGGGACAAGGAACGGGAAGAGCGGCGGGGGCAGATACTCAACGCCGCCCGGACGCTCATGTTCGAAAAGGGGATCGCCTCGGCGACCATGCAGCGCATCGCGACGCTCGGGGGAATGTCGGTAGGGACCATCTACCTGTACTTCGAGAGCAAGGAGGAGGTGTTCGCCGCGCTCCAGGAAGAGGGACTCGACCTTCTGGGAGAGCGCATCACCCGGGCCGTCGAATCCGCGGACGGTCCCGAGGACGGGATTCGACGCATGGCCGGCGCCTACCTCGCCTTCAGCGTGGAGAACAAGAAATACTTCGACATCATCAACTACTTTTTATCGGCGCCTGACGTCCTCTTCCCACCGCGACTTAAAAAGCGCATCGACACGCACGGCAACAAGATCCTCGAGTCGGTGGTGAAGGCGGTCGTGGCGGGGACCGAATCCGGAATTTTCAGCCGCACCGATCCACGGCACGCGGCGGTCGCGTTCTGGGGCGTGCTGCACGGGCTCATCCAGTTCAAGAAACTCAAGAACACCATCCTGCGCGGCGACGATCTGGCGGAGGTTTACCGGAGCGCGGTCGAACTGTACATCAACGGGCTTCGCGCGAAGGGGTGA